The following coding sequences are from one Streptomyces venezuelae window:
- a CDS encoding substrate-binding domain-containing protein gives MNAMTRRVVIGTAAVSMALAMTACGKAGDDDKGSGGDDKTIGLLLPENKTTRYETFDRPFMEDKIEELCSDCKVKYNNAAQDIETQKKQFDALVTQGVKVIILDAVDYKSTKSWVKQADKQGVKVVAYDRLAEGPLAAYVSYDNEKIGRLQGGAMVKALGSDAKDANVVMINGSPTDPNAPFFKKGAHSVLDKKVKKIVYEQDIPDWSPDEANRKMASAIDKLGKDGIQGVYAANDGMAGGVITALKQRGIKVPVGGQDAELAGVQRMLSGDQDYTIYKQIKPEAETTAEIAVRLLKGKDIDAITDRKVDSLSGDFKGIPAKLYDAQAITKDEVADTIVKDKVYKVSEICTAQYKKACDAAGIK, from the coding sequence ATGAACGCAATGACGCGTCGCGTCGTCATAGGCACGGCCGCGGTTTCGATGGCACTCGCCATGACCGCATGCGGCAAGGCAGGCGACGACGACAAGGGCAGCGGCGGCGACGACAAGACCATCGGTCTGCTGCTCCCCGAGAACAAGACCACGCGCTACGAGACCTTCGACCGTCCTTTCATGGAGGACAAGATCGAAGAGCTCTGCTCGGACTGCAAGGTCAAGTACAACAACGCGGCCCAGGACATCGAGACCCAGAAGAAGCAGTTCGACGCGCTCGTCACCCAGGGCGTCAAGGTCATCATCCTGGACGCGGTGGACTACAAGTCGACCAAGTCCTGGGTCAAGCAGGCCGACAAGCAGGGCGTGAAGGTCGTCGCGTACGACCGCCTCGCCGAGGGCCCGCTCGCCGCCTACGTCTCGTACGACAACGAGAAGATCGGCCGCCTGCAGGGCGGGGCCATGGTCAAGGCGCTCGGCTCCGACGCCAAGGACGCCAACGTCGTCATGATCAACGGCTCGCCGACCGACCCGAACGCCCCCTTCTTCAAGAAGGGCGCCCACTCGGTGCTCGACAAGAAGGTCAAGAAGATCGTCTACGAGCAGGACATCCCGGACTGGTCGCCGGACGAGGCGAACCGCAAGATGGCCTCCGCGATCGACAAGCTCGGCAAGGACGGCATCCAGGGCGTCTACGCGGCCAACGACGGCATGGCGGGCGGCGTGATCACCGCGCTCAAGCAGCGCGGCATCAAGGTCCCGGTCGGCGGCCAGGACGCCGAACTCGCGGGCGTGCAGCGCATGCTGAGCGGCGACCAGGACTACACGATCTACAAGCAGATCAAGCCGGAGGCCGAGACCACCGCCGAGATCGCCGTCCGCCTGCTCAAGGGCAAGGACATCGACGCGATCACCGACCGCAAGGTCGACTCGCTCAGCGGTGACTTCAAGGGCATCCCGGCCAAGCTCTACGACGCGCAGGCGATCACCAAGGACGAGGTCGCGGACACCATCGTCAAGGACAAGGTCTACAAGGTCAGCGAGATCTGCACCGCCCAGTACAAGAAGGCGTGCGACGCCGCGGGTATCAAGTAA
- a CDS encoding ArnT family glycosyltransferase, whose translation MVAPPSASPRSVRHLRVPGPRKEHVAEGGARRPGAYWARLLPPLAALACLTRLPSFRWPLWNPDEGYLAVQAQMLAHGGALYDTVVDRKPPLVPWLYAGAFALFGDDSLLPLKVLAVAAQLLTAVLLVSLARRRWGDAAGRTTGVLYLLISIGLNPEDTQAAAFEVFMLPCTAAAMWCADRHRWAAAGAAVACAFLTKQTGGAVLLPVGWLLWRAGARRRDTARLAAGLGLPVLAAALLTTPAGFVFWTVTGSGAYASFTGSELHVLGRGLVNAAVLAAACTGIAAPVVRVLRIARTGAPELWLWLASSVAAVLLGFHFFGHYYLQLMPPLALLGTAALQILPRERTVRALVVSGCACAVFLGWGLLAPRPELAHATRLAETVRDRTAPDDPVLFWGIHPEAYWLADRVPASRYLTAGLLTNYSGGRNGPQVGEKYAVDGAWPVFRDELRSRPPAVVVDDSRGKPFAPDRVPALRRFLAVGYEPVLRTGGAVVYVRVARESG comes from the coding sequence ATGGTCGCGCCGCCCTCGGCGTCACCGCGCTCCGTACGCCACCTCCGGGTGCCGGGCCCGCGCAAGGAGCACGTCGCCGAAGGCGGTGCCCGGCGCCCGGGTGCCTACTGGGCCCGCCTGCTGCCGCCGCTCGCCGCCCTCGCGTGCCTGACCCGGCTGCCCTCCTTCCGGTGGCCGCTGTGGAACCCCGACGAGGGGTACCTCGCCGTGCAGGCGCAGATGCTGGCGCACGGCGGCGCGCTCTACGACACCGTCGTCGACCGCAAGCCGCCGCTCGTCCCCTGGCTGTACGCGGGCGCCTTCGCGCTCTTCGGCGACGACTCGCTGCTGCCGCTGAAGGTGCTCGCCGTCGCCGCGCAACTCCTGACGGCGGTGCTCCTGGTCTCGCTGGCCCGGCGCCGCTGGGGGGACGCGGCGGGCCGCACGACCGGCGTGCTGTACCTCCTGATCTCCATCGGCCTCAACCCGGAGGACACCCAGGCCGCCGCGTTCGAGGTCTTCATGCTGCCGTGCACGGCCGCCGCCATGTGGTGCGCCGACCGGCACCGCTGGGCAGCCGCGGGCGCCGCGGTGGCCTGCGCGTTCCTCACCAAGCAGACCGGGGGAGCGGTCCTCCTCCCGGTCGGCTGGCTGCTGTGGCGGGCCGGGGCGCGGCGCCGCGACACGGCACGCCTCGCGGCCGGACTCGGCCTGCCCGTCCTCGCCGCCGCCCTCCTGACGACCCCCGCGGGCTTCGTGTTCTGGACGGTGACGGGCTCGGGGGCCTACGCCTCCTTCACCGGCTCCGAGCTCCACGTCCTCGGGCGGGGCCTGGTGAACGCCGCGGTCCTCGCCGCGGCCTGCACGGGGATCGCCGCGCCCGTGGTACGCGTCCTGCGCATCGCCCGCACCGGGGCGCCGGAGCTCTGGCTCTGGCTCGCCTCGTCCGTGGCCGCCGTGCTCCTCGGCTTCCACTTCTTCGGCCACTACTACCTGCAGCTCATGCCGCCGCTCGCCCTGTTGGGCACGGCCGCCCTGCAGATCCTGCCGCGCGAACGGACGGTCCGCGCGCTCGTCGTCTCCGGGTGCGCGTGCGCCGTGTTCCTCGGATGGGGGCTGCTGGCGCCCCGCCCCGAACTGGCCCACGCCACACGCCTCGCGGAGACCGTCAGGGACCGCACCGCGCCGGACGACCCCGTGCTGTTCTGGGGCATACACCCCGAGGCGTACTGGCTCGCCGACCGCGTACCCGCCAGCCGCTACCTCACGGCCGGACTGCTCACCAACTACAGCGGTGGCAGGAACGGCCCCCAGGTCGGGGAGAAGTACGCGGTCGACGGCGCCTGGCCGGTCTTCCGCGACGAACTGCGCAGCCGCCCCCCGGCGGTCGTCGTCGACGACTCACGGGGCAAGCCGTTCGCCCCGGACCGCGTCCCGGCCCTGCGACGGTTCCTCGCGGTCGGGTACGAGCCGGTGCTGCGGACGGGGGGAGCGGTGGTGTACGTACGGGTGGCGCGGGAGTCCGGTTGA
- a CDS encoding NTP pyrophosphohydrolase, producing the protein MRTLVVVDAANVVGSVPDGWWHDRRGAAERLRDSLVRYAEEGLPGHPGPLEVVLVVEGAARGVESVPGVRVESASGSGDDRIVEVAASAAGRPCLVVTADRELRRRVGETGAECAGPRTVRP; encoded by the coding sequence ATGCGTACTCTCGTCGTCGTCGATGCCGCGAACGTGGTCGGATCCGTGCCCGACGGGTGGTGGCACGACCGCCGCGGGGCCGCCGAGCGGCTGCGGGACTCCCTCGTCCGGTACGCGGAGGAGGGCCTTCCCGGACATCCCGGCCCCCTTGAGGTCGTCCTGGTCGTGGAGGGCGCGGCGCGCGGTGTGGAGTCCGTGCCGGGCGTGCGCGTGGAGAGCGCGTCCGGCAGCGGCGACGACCGGATCGTGGAGGTGGCCGCGAGCGCCGCGGGCCGCCCCTGCCTGGTCGTCACGGCCGACCGCGAGCTGCGCCGCAGGGTGGGCGAGACGGGCGCGGAGTGCGCGGGCCCGCGCACCGTGCGCCCCTGA
- a CDS encoding ROK family transcriptional regulator → METPGSQSSLHRANLERVVRAVRLAGSLTQAEIARTTGLSAATVSNIVRELKDGGTVEVTPTSAGGRRARSVSLSGDAGIVIGVDFGHTHLRVAVGNLAHQVLAEESEPLDVDASAAQGFDRAEQLVSRLIEATGVDRTKIAGVGLGVPGPIDVESGTLGSTSILPGWTGTKPAEELGGRLGVPVHVDNDANLGALGELVWGSGRGVKDLAYIKVASGVGAGLVISGRIYRGPGGTAGEIGHITLDESGPVCRCGNRGCLETFTAARYVLPLLTSSHGTDLTMERVVGLAREGDPGCRRVIADVGRHIGSGVANLCNLLNPSRVVLGGDLAEAGELVLAPIRESVGRYAIPSAARQLSVLPGALGGRAEVLGALALALSEMGDSTLLDGSMPASAPAFT, encoded by the coding sequence ATGGAGACTCCGGGGTCGCAGTCGTCTCTGCACCGGGCCAATCTGGAGCGGGTCGTGCGCGCCGTGCGCCTCGCCGGGTCGCTCACGCAGGCCGAGATCGCGAGGACGACGGGCCTGTCGGCCGCGACGGTCTCCAACATCGTCCGCGAGCTCAAGGACGGTGGCACGGTCGAGGTCACGCCCACCTCGGCGGGCGGCAGGAGGGCCCGCAGCGTCTCGCTCAGCGGTGACGCGGGCATCGTCATCGGCGTCGACTTCGGCCACACGCACCTGCGCGTCGCCGTCGGCAACCTCGCCCACCAGGTCCTCGCCGAGGAGTCCGAGCCGCTGGACGTCGACGCGTCCGCCGCGCAGGGCTTCGACCGGGCCGAGCAGCTCGTCAGCAGGCTGATCGAGGCCACCGGAGTGGACCGTACGAAGATCGCGGGCGTCGGGCTCGGCGTGCCGGGACCCATCGACGTGGAGTCCGGCACCCTCGGCTCGACGTCGATCCTGCCGGGCTGGACCGGCACCAAGCCCGCCGAGGAGCTCGGTGGCCGCCTCGGCGTCCCCGTGCACGTCGACAACGACGCGAACCTCGGCGCGCTCGGTGAGCTCGTCTGGGGCAGCGGCCGGGGCGTCAAGGACCTCGCGTACATCAAGGTCGCCAGCGGCGTCGGCGCGGGCCTCGTGATCAGCGGGCGGATCTACCGCGGGCCCGGCGGCACCGCGGGGGAGATCGGGCACATCACGCTCGACGAGTCGGGCCCCGTCTGCCGCTGCGGCAACCGCGGCTGCCTGGAGACCTTCACCGCCGCCCGCTACGTCCTGCCGCTGCTCACCTCCAGCCACGGCACCGACCTCACCATGGAGCGCGTCGTCGGCCTCGCGCGCGAGGGGGACCCGGGATGCCGACGCGTGATCGCCGACGTCGGGCGGCACATCGGCAGCGGCGTCGCCAACCTCTGCAACCTCCTCAACCCCTCCCGTGTCGTGCTCGGCGGCGACCTCGCCGAGGCGGGCGAGCTGGTGCTCGCACCGATCAGGGAGTCGGTCGGGCGGTACGCGATCCCCAGCGCGGCGCGGCAGCTGTCCGTGCTGCCCGGGGCGCTCGGCGGCCGCGCCGAAGTGCTCGGCGCGCTGGCCCTCGCACTCAGCGAGATGGGGGATTCAACCCTTTTGGACGGATCGATGCCCGCGAGTGCACCTGCCTTCACTTAG
- the dxs gene encoding 1-deoxy-D-xylulose-5-phosphate synthase: MPLLTRITGPRDLDRLSPEELNQLAGEIRSFLVDAVAKTGGHLGPNLGVVELTIALHRVFESPQDKVLFDTGHQSYVHKLLTGRQDFTKLRSKGGLSGYPSRAESDHDVIENSHASTVLGWADGLAKANEVRGKDDHVVAVIGDGALTGGMAWEALNNIAAAKDRPLVIVVNDNERSYAPTIGGLANHLATLRTTDGYERFLARGKDILERTPVVGKPLYETLHGAKKGLKDFIAPQGMFEDLGLKYVGPIDGHDIEALESALQRAKRFGGPVIVHCLTEKGRGYQPAEEDEADHFHGIGPIHPDTGLPIAAAGMDWTSVFGEEMVKLGHEREDIVAITAAMLQPVGLKKFAEEFPGRVYDVGIAEQHAAVSAAGLAAGGLHPVFAVYATFLNRAFDQLLMDVALHKCGVTFVLDRAGVTGTDGASHNGMWDMSILQCVPSLRIAAPRDADQVRLQLREAVEVDDAPTVVRYSKGAVGPAVKAVGKVGGMDVLRKAGTNKPDVLLVSVGALAPMCLEIADLLDKQGITTTVVDPRWVKPVDEAMAPLAEQHRVVVTVEDNSRAGGVGSAVAQALRDAGVDVPLRDFGIPPRFLDHASRKEIMAEIGLTAPDISRQVTGLVAKLDGRYERNTASAVDSVEPARD; this comes from the coding sequence GTGCCGCTGCTGACCCGCATCACGGGACCGCGCGATCTGGACCGTCTCAGCCCGGAGGAGCTGAACCAGCTGGCCGGAGAGATCCGCAGCTTCCTCGTCGATGCCGTCGCCAAGACCGGCGGCCACCTCGGGCCGAACCTCGGCGTGGTCGAGCTCACCATCGCCCTGCACCGCGTCTTCGAGTCCCCGCAGGACAAGGTCCTCTTCGACACCGGCCACCAGAGCTACGTGCACAAGCTGCTCACCGGCCGCCAGGACTTCACGAAGCTGCGCAGCAAGGGCGGCCTGTCCGGCTACCCCTCGCGCGCCGAGTCCGACCACGACGTGATCGAGAACAGCCACGCCTCCACCGTCCTCGGCTGGGCCGACGGCCTCGCCAAGGCCAACGAGGTCCGCGGCAAGGACGACCACGTCGTCGCCGTCATCGGCGACGGCGCGCTGACCGGCGGCATGGCCTGGGAGGCGCTGAACAACATCGCCGCCGCCAAGGACCGCCCCCTGGTCATCGTCGTCAACGACAACGAGCGGTCCTACGCCCCGACGATCGGTGGGCTCGCCAACCACCTGGCGACGCTGCGCACCACCGACGGCTACGAGCGCTTCCTGGCCCGCGGGAAGGACATCCTGGAGCGCACGCCGGTCGTCGGCAAGCCGCTCTACGAAACCCTCCACGGCGCGAAGAAGGGCCTGAAGGACTTCATCGCCCCGCAGGGCATGTTCGAGGACCTCGGCCTGAAGTACGTCGGCCCGATCGACGGCCACGACATCGAGGCCCTGGAGTCCGCCCTGCAGCGCGCCAAGCGCTTCGGCGGCCCCGTCATCGTGCACTGCCTCACCGAGAAGGGCCGCGGCTACCAGCCCGCCGAGGAGGACGAGGCCGACCACTTCCACGGCATCGGCCCCATCCACCCCGACACGGGCCTGCCCATCGCCGCCGCGGGCATGGACTGGACCTCCGTCTTCGGCGAGGAGATGGTCAAGCTCGGCCACGAGCGCGAGGACATCGTCGCGATCACCGCCGCCATGCTGCAGCCGGTCGGCCTGAAGAAGTTCGCCGAGGAATTCCCCGGCCGGGTCTACGACGTCGGCATCGCCGAGCAGCACGCCGCCGTCTCCGCCGCCGGCCTCGCCGCGGGCGGCCTGCACCCCGTCTTCGCGGTGTACGCGACGTTCCTCAACCGCGCCTTCGACCAGCTCCTCATGGACGTGGCGCTGCACAAGTGCGGCGTCACCTTCGTCCTGGACCGGGCCGGCGTCACCGGCACGGACGGCGCCTCGCACAACGGCATGTGGGACATGTCGATCCTGCAGTGCGTGCCGTCCCTGCGGATCGCCGCGCCGCGCGACGCCGACCAGGTCCGCCTCCAGCTGCGCGAGGCCGTCGAGGTCGACGACGCCCCGACCGTCGTGCGCTATTCGAAGGGCGCGGTCGGCCCGGCGGTCAAGGCCGTCGGCAAGGTCGGCGGCATGGACGTGCTGCGCAAGGCGGGCACGAACAAGCCGGACGTCCTCCTCGTCTCCGTCGGCGCGCTCGCGCCGATGTGCCTGGAGATCGCCGACCTCCTGGACAAGCAGGGCATCACCACGACCGTGGTCGACCCGCGCTGGGTCAAGCCGGTCGACGAGGCGATGGCGCCCCTCGCCGAGCAGCACCGCGTCGTCGTCACCGTCGAGGACAACTCCCGCGCGGGCGGCGTCGGTTCGGCCGTGGCGCAGGCCCTGCGCGACGCGGGCGTCGACGTGCCGCTGCGCGACTTCGGCATCCCGCCGCGCTTCCTCGACCACGCGTCCCGCAAGGAGATCATGGCCGAGATCGGCCTGACCGCCCCGGACATCTCCCGTCAGGTGACGGGCCTGGTCGCCAAGCTCGACGGCAGGTACGAACGGAACACCGCGTCGGCCGTGGACTCCGTGGAGCCCGCCCGCGACTGA
- a CDS encoding amino acid permease, with protein sequence MSSTLFRTKSVEQSIKDTEEPEHALKKSLSALDLTVFGVGVIIGTGIFVLTGKIAKETAGPSVALAFVVAGLVCALAALCYAEFASTVPVAGSAYTFSYASLGEFPAWIIGWDLILELALGCAVVAVGWSGYLRSLLDTAGMHLPQALSGTHEGQFGFDLLAAVLVLVLTGILVAGMKLSSRVTNVIVAVKVTVVLLVIIVGAFLITGANYDPFVPPTEHVEGGGGITAPLVQLLFGFTPSHFGVMGIFTAAAVVFFAFIGFDIVATAAEETRNPQRDVPRGILGSLLICTILYVAVSVVVTGMQKYTELSTDAPLADAFKAVGHPFWSGVISFGAAVGLTSVCMILLLGQTRVFFAMSRDGLLPQTFSKVHPKFGTPYRSTVLLGVIVAVVAGFTSIDELAELVNIGTLFAFVVVALGVILLRKQRPDLPRAFRTPMVPLVPVLSILASLWLMLNLPAETWVRFGVWMVLGVVIYFVYGRSHSRLHQRDPHANDAR encoded by the coding sequence GTGAGCAGCACCCTCTTCAGGACGAAGAGCGTCGAGCAGTCCATCAAGGACACCGAGGAACCGGAGCACGCGCTCAAGAAGTCGCTGTCCGCCCTCGACCTCACGGTCTTCGGCGTCGGCGTGATCATCGGCACCGGCATCTTCGTGCTGACGGGAAAGATCGCCAAGGAGACGGCGGGGCCCTCGGTCGCCCTCGCCTTCGTCGTCGCCGGGCTCGTCTGCGCCCTCGCGGCCCTCTGCTACGCCGAATTCGCCTCGACCGTGCCGGTCGCGGGCTCCGCGTACACCTTCTCGTACGCCTCACTCGGCGAATTCCCCGCCTGGATCATCGGCTGGGACCTCATCCTGGAGCTGGCGCTCGGCTGCGCGGTGGTCGCGGTCGGCTGGTCCGGCTACCTGCGCTCACTCCTCGACACCGCGGGCATGCACCTGCCGCAGGCGCTGAGCGGGACACACGAGGGACAGTTCGGCTTCGACCTGCTCGCCGCCGTCCTCGTGCTCGTCCTCACGGGCATCCTGGTCGCCGGCATGAAGCTCTCCTCGCGGGTCACCAACGTCATCGTCGCCGTCAAGGTGACCGTGGTGCTCCTCGTCATCATCGTCGGCGCGTTCCTCATCACGGGCGCCAACTACGACCCGTTCGTCCCGCCCACCGAGCACGTCGAGGGCGGCGGCGGCATCACCGCGCCGCTGGTCCAGCTGCTCTTCGGCTTCACACCCTCGCACTTCGGCGTCATGGGCATCTTCACCGCGGCGGCCGTCGTCTTCTTCGCGTTCATCGGCTTCGACATCGTCGCGACCGCCGCCGAGGAGACCCGCAACCCGCAGCGCGACGTGCCCCGCGGCATCCTCGGCTCGCTGCTCATCTGCACGATCCTGTACGTCGCCGTCTCCGTCGTCGTCACCGGCATGCAGAAATACACCGAGCTCTCCACGGACGCACCGCTCGCGGACGCCTTCAAGGCCGTCGGGCACCCCTTCTGGTCCGGTGTGATCAGCTTCGGCGCGGCCGTCGGCCTCACCTCCGTCTGCATGATCCTGCTGCTCGGCCAGACCCGCGTGTTCTTCGCGATGAGCCGTGACGGCCTGCTCCCGCAGACCTTCTCCAAGGTCCACCCGAAGTTCGGCACCCCCTACCGCTCCACGGTCCTGCTCGGCGTGATCGTCGCCGTCGTCGCCGGTTTCACCTCCATCGACGAGCTGGCCGAACTGGTCAACATCGGCACTCTCTTCGCCTTCGTCGTGGTCGCCCTCGGCGTCATCCTGCTCCGCAAACAGCGCCCCGACCTGCCGCGCGCCTTCCGCACCCCGATGGTGCCGCTCGTGCCCGTCCTCTCGATCCTCGCGTCGCTCTGGCTGATGTTGAACCTGCCCGCGGAGACCTGGGTGCGGTTCGGCGTCTGGATGGTGCTCGGCGTCGTCATCTACTTCGTGTACGGGCGCTCGCACAGCCGGCTGCACCAGCGCGACCCGCACGCGAACGACGCACGGTAG
- a CDS encoding sugar ABC transporter permease: protein MSDLAKTPKAPADASPEAEPSATPSAAVDPRLLVREEGLAGYWTEFKRKMRGGELGSLPVVVGLIVIAIIFQLKNEHFLDASSLANIAVFTSGLGIMAVGIVFVLLLGEIDLSVGSVAGMGAAVWAVLSVTHELNDWLSVLIAILSGLVIGCLHGFFFAKIGVPAFVVTLAGFLGWSGLQIWLMGGEGSINTPEGSVVEDLTGHFFAEKGAAYGLAAVAIIAYAGSLLLDSKRRKTAGLPARPVSEIVLRTVVVAVLAGGAAYELNEPEGARGLPLALVLFLAVLVIADFVARRTTFGRQVFAVGGNAEAARRAGINVDRVRIIVFGISGMLAAFGGLFIASLSGGATKSLGGGNTLMMVIAAAVIGGTSLFGGRGKVWSALLGMLVIQSIQQGLNMLGMASEIQYMITGAVLLAAVVIDSVSRRTQKSAGRA from the coding sequence GTGAGCGACCTCGCCAAGACCCCCAAGGCCCCCGCCGACGCCTCGCCCGAGGCGGAACCCTCGGCCACGCCGTCCGCCGCGGTCGACCCGCGCCTCCTCGTCCGCGAGGAGGGCCTGGCCGGCTACTGGACCGAGTTCAAGCGCAAGATGCGCGGCGGTGAGCTCGGCTCGCTGCCCGTCGTCGTCGGCCTGATCGTCATCGCGATCATCTTCCAGCTGAAGAACGAGCACTTCCTGGACGCGAGCAGCCTCGCGAACATCGCCGTCTTCACCTCCGGCCTCGGCATCATGGCCGTCGGCATCGTCTTCGTCCTGCTCCTCGGCGAGATCGACCTCTCCGTCGGTTCGGTGGCGGGCATGGGCGCGGCCGTGTGGGCCGTGCTGAGCGTCACACACGAGCTGAACGACTGGCTCTCGGTCCTCATCGCCATCCTGTCCGGCCTGGTCATCGGCTGCCTGCACGGCTTCTTTTTCGCCAAGATCGGCGTGCCCGCCTTCGTGGTCACCCTCGCCGGCTTCCTCGGCTGGAGCGGTCTGCAGATCTGGCTGATGGGCGGCGAGGGCAGCATCAACACGCCCGAGGGCAGTGTCGTCGAGGACCTCACCGGCCACTTCTTCGCGGAGAAGGGCGCGGCGTACGGGCTCGCGGCCGTCGCGATCATCGCGTACGCGGGCTCCCTGCTCCTCGACAGCAAGCGCCGCAAGACCGCCGGCCTCCCCGCCCGGCCCGTCAGCGAGATCGTCCTGCGCACGGTCGTCGTGGCCGTCCTCGCGGGCGGCGCGGCGTACGAGCTGAACGAGCCGGAGGGCGCCCGCGGCCTGCCGCTGGCCCTGGTGCTCTTCCTCGCCGTCCTGGTGATCGCGGACTTCGTGGCCCGGCGCACCACCTTCGGCCGCCAGGTCTTCGCGGTCGGCGGCAACGCGGAGGCCGCGCGGCGCGCGGGCATCAACGTGGACCGCGTCCGGATCATCGTCTTCGGCATCTCCGGCATGCTCGCCGCCTTCGGCGGCCTCTTCATCGCCAGCCTCTCGGGCGGCGCCACGAAGAGCCTGGGCGGCGGCAACACGCTGATGATGGTGATCGCGGCGGCGGTCATCGGCGGCACGAGCCTCTTCGGCGGCCGCGGCAAGGTGTGGTCCGCGCTGCTCGGCATGCTGGTCATCCAGTCCATCCAGCAGGGTCTGAACATGCTCGGCATGGCCAGCGAGATCCAGTACATGATCACCGGCGCGGTCCTCCTCGCCGCGGTGGTCATCGACTCCGTCTCGCGCCGCACGCAGAAGAGCGCGGGTCGCGCCTGA
- a CDS encoding ATP-binding cassette domain-containing protein, giving the protein MIHVSATPVLALRGVSKRFGAVQALTDVDLEIHTGEVVALVGDNGAGKSTLVKTISGVHPIDDGTIEWEGKAVRIGRPHDAQNLGVATVYQDLALCDNLDVVANLFLGSELKTASVLDEIKMEKRAKELLDTLSIRIPSVRIPVAALSGGQRQVVAIARALVGDPKVVILDEPTAALGVEQTAQVLDLVERLRERGHGVILISHNMADVKAVADRVAVLRLGRNNGTFTVADTTNEEIIAAITGATDNAVTRRKARTATVTKEDAK; this is encoded by the coding sequence ATGATTCACGTGTCCGCTACGCCCGTGCTGGCGTTGCGCGGGGTCTCCAAGCGGTTCGGCGCCGTCCAGGCGCTCACGGACGTAGACCTCGAGATCCACACCGGTGAGGTGGTCGCCCTCGTCGGCGACAACGGCGCCGGCAAGTCCACTCTCGTCAAGACGATCTCGGGCGTTCACCCGATCGACGACGGGACCATCGAGTGGGAGGGCAAGGCGGTCCGCATCGGACGCCCGCACGACGCCCAGAACCTCGGCGTGGCCACCGTCTACCAGGACCTGGCCCTCTGCGACAACCTCGACGTCGTCGCCAACCTGTTCCTCGGCAGCGAACTGAAGACGGCCTCCGTCCTCGACGAGATCAAGATGGAGAAGCGGGCCAAGGAGCTCCTCGACACCCTCTCCATCCGCATCCCCAGCGTCCGCATCCCGGTCGCGGCGCTCTCCGGCGGCCAGCGCCAGGTCGTCGCCATCGCCCGCGCGCTGGTCGGCGACCCCAAGGTCGTCATCCTCGACGAGCCGACCGCGGCGCTCGGCGTCGAGCAGACCGCTCAGGTCCTCGACCTGGTCGAGCGGCTGCGCGAGCGCGGCCACGGAGTGATCCTCATCAGCCACAACATGGCCGACGTGAAGGCCGTCGCCGACCGCGTCGCGGTGTTGCGGCTCGGCCGCAACAACGGCACCTTCACCGTCGCCGACACCACCAACGAAGAGATCATCGCCGCCATCACCGGCGCCACGGACAACGCCGTGACCCGCCGCAAGGCGCGTACGGCCACGGTGACGAAGGAGGACGCGAAGTGA